One part of the Arabidopsis thaliana chromosome 1 sequence genome encodes these proteins:
- the PERK15 gene encoding Protein kinase superfamily protein (Protein kinase superfamily protein; FUNCTIONS IN: protein kinase activity, ATP binding; INVOLVED IN: protein amino acid phosphorylation; LOCATED IN: plasma membrane; EXPRESSED IN: 23 plant structures; EXPRESSED DURING: 14 growth stages; CONTAINS InterPro DOMAIN/s: Protein kinase, ATP binding site (InterPro:IPR017441), Protein kinase, catalytic domain (InterPro:IPR000719), Serine-threonine/tyrosine-protein kinase (InterPro:IPR001245), Protein kinase-like domain (InterPro:IPR011009); BEST Arabidopsis thaliana protein match is: proline extensin-like receptor kinase 1 (TAIR:AT3G24550.1); Has 117666 Blast hits to 116327 proteins in 4415 species: Archae - 105; Bacteria - 14380; Metazoa - 43397; Fungi - 9805; Plants - 32502; Viruses - 416; Other Eukaryotes - 17061 (source: NCBI BLink).), which produces MSTDTIPSLSSPPAPEFPSTTPDTATSPAPSQPSIIGPSSLAPFPETTTNIDGGSRNVALTGLITGVVLGATFVLLGVCIFVCFYKRKKRKLKKKKKEDIEASINRDSLDPKDDSNNLQQWSSSEIGQNLFTYEDLSKATSNFSNTNLLGQGGFGYVHRGVLVDGTLVAIKQLKSGSGQGEREFQAEIQTISRVHHRHLVSLLGYCITGAQRLLVYEFVPNKTLEFHLHEKERPVMEWSKRMKIALGAAKGLAYLHEDCNPKTIHRDVKAANILIDDSYEAKLADFGLARSSLDTDTHVSTRIMGTFGYLAPEYASSGKLTEKSDVFSIGVVLLELITGRRPVDKSQPFADDDSIVDWAKPLMIQALNDGNFDGLVDPRLENDFDINEMTRMVACAAASVRHSAKRRPKMSQIVRAFEGNISIDDLTEGAAPGQSTIYSLDGSSDYSSTQYKEDLKKFKKMAFESKTFGSSECSGLTSDNGQNPSGSSSITEGQRTTQEIEPEKNTKDT; this is translated from the exons ATGTCTACCGACACTATCCCTTCCCTCTCATCTCCACCGGCGCCGGAGTTTCCTTCCACCACACCAGACACGGCGACGTCACCAGCTCCGTCTCAGCCATCCATCATCGGACCTTCTTCGTTGGCTCCGTTTCCggagacaacaacaaacattGATGGAGGCTCGAGAAATGTAGCATTAACTGGACTTATTACTGGAGTAGTTCTCGGAGCTACGTTTGTCCTACTCGGAGTTTGTATCTTTGTCTGTTtctataaaagaaagaagaggaagttaaagaagaagaagaaagaagatatcGAAGCTTCTATTAACAGAGACTCACTAGATCCCAAAG ATGATAGCAATAATCTTCAGCAATGGAGTTCATCAGAGATTGGACAAAACTTGTTTACATATGAAGATTTGTCTAAAGCAACTAGTAACTTCTCCAACACTAACCTTCTTGGACAAGGTGGGTTTGGTTATGTTCATAGAGGAGTTCTTGTTGATGGAACTTTGGTTGCTATTAAGCAGCTTAAATCTGGAAGTGGACAAGGTGAACGAGAGTTTCAAGCTGAGATACAGACTATTAGTAGAGTTCATCATAGgcatcttgtttctcttcttggTTATTGTATCACTGGTGCTCAAAGATTGCTTGTTTATGAGTTTGTGCCTAATAAGACTCTCGAATTTCATTTACAcg agaaagagagaccgGTAATGGAGTGGTCAAAGAGGATGAAGATTGCTTTGGGTGCAGCTAAAGGATTGGCATACTTACATGAAGATT gtaATCCTAAGACAATACACCGCGATGTCAAGGCTGCAAATATTCTAATTGACGATAGCTATGAGGCGAAG TTAGCAGATTTTGGACTTGCCAGGTCTTCTTTAGACACTGATACTCATGTCTCCACTCGGATTATGGGAACCTTCGG TTACTTGGCTCCTGAATATGCTTCTTCAGGGAAACTTACTGAGAAATCAGATGTCTTCTCAATTGGAGTGGTGCTTCTTGAACTGATAACCGGACGCCGTCCTGTTGATAAATCACAGCCTTTTGCTGATGATGATAGCATCGTTGATTGG GCAAAACCTCTGATGATACAAGCGTTAAACGATGGAAACTTTGACGGTCTTGTTGACCCGCGGTTAGAGAATGATTTTGATATCAACGAAATGACGAGAATGGTTGCTTGCGCTGCTGCTAGTGTCCGTCATTCAGCTAAACGTCGCCCAAAAATGAGCCAG ATAGTTCGAGCATTCGAAGGAAATATATCTATAGATGACCTAACAGAAGGAGCTGCCCCAGGACAAAGTACTATTTACAGCTTAGACGGGAGCTCAGATTATAGCTCAACACAATACAAAGAAGACTTGaagaaattcaagaaaatgGCGTTCGAAAGCAAAACATTTGGTAGCAGCGAATGCAGTGGTTTGACTAGCGACAATGGTCAGAACCCATCAGGCTCGTCTAGTATCACCGAAGGCCAACGTACAACGCAGGAGATCGAACCGGAGAAGAATACCAAGGACACATGA
- the PERK15 gene encoding Protein kinase superfamily protein: protein MSTDTIPSLSSPPAPEFPSTTPDTATSPAPSQPSIIGPSSLAPFPETTTNIDGGSRNVALTGLITGVVLGATFVLLGVCIFVCFYKRKKRKLKKKKKEDIEASINRDSLDPKDDSNNLQQWSSSEIGQNLFTYEDLSKATSNFSNTNLLGQGGFGYVHRGVLVDGTLVAIKQLKSGSGQGEREFQAEIQTISRVHHRHLVSLLGYCITGAQRLLVYEFVPNKTLEFHLHEKERPVMEWSKRMKIALGAAKGLAYLHEDCNPKTIHRDVKAANILIDDSYEAKLADFGLARSSLDTDTHVSTRIMGTFGYLAPEYASSGKLTEKSDVFSIGVVLLELITGRRPVDKSQPFADDDSIVDWVGYLVSLTTTFNKLLNFTSCSRQNL, encoded by the exons ATGTCTACCGACACTATCCCTTCCCTCTCATCTCCACCGGCGCCGGAGTTTCCTTCCACCACACCAGACACGGCGACGTCACCAGCTCCGTCTCAGCCATCCATCATCGGACCTTCTTCGTTGGCTCCGTTTCCggagacaacaacaaacattGATGGAGGCTCGAGAAATGTAGCATTAACTGGACTTATTACTGGAGTAGTTCTCGGAGCTACGTTTGTCCTACTCGGAGTTTGTATCTTTGTCTGTTtctataaaagaaagaagaggaagttaaagaagaagaagaaagaagatatcGAAGCTTCTATTAACAGAGACTCACTAGATCCCAAAG ATGATAGCAATAATCTTCAGCAATGGAGTTCATCAGAGATTGGACAAAACTTGTTTACATATGAAGATTTGTCTAAAGCAACTAGTAACTTCTCCAACACTAACCTTCTTGGACAAGGTGGGTTTGGTTATGTTCATAGAGGAGTTCTTGTTGATGGAACTTTGGTTGCTATTAAGCAGCTTAAATCTGGAAGTGGACAAGGTGAACGAGAGTTTCAAGCTGAGATACAGACTATTAGTAGAGTTCATCATAGgcatcttgtttctcttcttggTTATTGTATCACTGGTGCTCAAAGATTGCTTGTTTATGAGTTTGTGCCTAATAAGACTCTCGAATTTCATTTACAcg agaaagagagaccgGTAATGGAGTGGTCAAAGAGGATGAAGATTGCTTTGGGTGCAGCTAAAGGATTGGCATACTTACATGAAGATT gtaATCCTAAGACAATACACCGCGATGTCAAGGCTGCAAATATTCTAATTGACGATAGCTATGAGGCGAAG TTAGCAGATTTTGGACTTGCCAGGTCTTCTTTAGACACTGATACTCATGTCTCCACTCGGATTATGGGAACCTTCGG TTACTTGGCTCCTGAATATGCTTCTTCAGGGAAACTTACTGAGAAATCAGATGTCTTCTCAATTGGAGTGGTGCTTCTTGAACTGATAACCGGACGCCGTCCTGTTGATAAATCACAGCCTTTTGCTGATGATGATAGCATCGTTGATTGGGTTGGTTATCTTGTTTCCCTTACCACCACTTTTAATAAGCTTTTAAACTTTACCTCATGCTCTAGGCAAAACCTCTGA
- a CDS encoding Zinc-binding ribosomal protein family protein (Zinc-binding ribosomal protein family protein; FUNCTIONS IN: structural constituent of ribosome; INVOLVED IN: translation, ribosome biogenesis; LOCATED IN: cytosolic ribosome, ribosome; EXPRESSED IN: 24 plant structures; EXPRESSED DURING: 15 growth stages; CONTAINS InterPro DOMAIN/s: Ribosomal protein L37e, conserved site (InterPro:IPR018267), Ribosomal protein, zinc-binding domain (InterPro:IPR011332), Ribosomal protein L37ae/L37e, N-terminal domain (InterPro:IPR011331), Ribosomal protein L37e (InterPro:IPR001569); BEST Arabidopsis thaliana protein match is: Zinc-binding ribosomal protein family protein (TAIR:AT3G16080.1); Has 991 Blast hits to 991 proteins in 346 species: Archae - 293; Bacteria - 0; Metazoa - 303; Fungi - 141; Plants - 122; Viruses - 0; Other Eukaryotes - 132 (source: NCBI BLink).), producing the protein MTKGTGSFGKRRNKSHTLCVRCGRRSFHIQKSRCSACAYPAARKRTYNWSVKAIRRKTTGTGRMRYLRNVPRRFKTGFREGTEAKPRNKGVASSA; encoded by the exons ATG ACTAAGGGAACGGGAAGTTtcggaaagagaagaaacaagagtCACACACTCTGTGTCAGATGTGGCCGTCGCAGTTTCCACATCCAGAAGAGTCGTTGCTCTGCTTGTGCTTATCCCGCCGCTCGCAAGAGGACTT ACAACTGGAGTGTGAAGGCAATCCGTAGAAAGACTACTGGAACTGGAAGGATGAGGTATCTTCGCAATGTGCCTCGCAGGTTCAAGACCGGTTTCAGAGAGG GTACCGAAGCCAAGCCAAGGAACAAGGGAGTTGCTTCATCAGCTTAA
- a CDS encoding protein kinase family protein / C-type lectin domain-containing protein (protein kinase family protein / C-type lectin domain-containing protein; FUNCTIONS IN: kinase activity; INVOLVED IN: protein amino acid phosphorylation; LOCATED IN: endomembrane system; EXPRESSED IN: 22 plant structures; EXPRESSED DURING: 13 growth stages; CONTAINS InterPro DOMAIN/s: C-type lectin (InterPro:IPR001304), Protein kinase, catalytic domain (InterPro:IPR000719), C-type lectin fold (InterPro:IPR016187), Tyrosine-protein kinase, active site (InterPro:IPR008266), Serine-threonine/tyrosine-protein kinase (InterPro:IPR001245), Protein kinase-like domain (InterPro:IPR011009), C-type lectin-like (InterPro:IPR016186); BEST Arabidopsis thaliana protein match is: Protein kinase superfamily protein (TAIR:AT1G61860.1); Has 99398 Blast hits to 98054 proteins in 3684 species: Archae - 81; Bacteria - 11858; Metazoa - 37328; Fungi - 6469; Plants - 30414; Viruses - 265; Other Eukaryotes - 12983 (source: NCBI BLink).): MELKWVSCRKQSLFLISCLALLCLASLDTISCESTQNATDFKKRSQTVSCPPDWIIGPNQTKCYAYFKNSTSWEKSEMFCRTYGGHLASLASSKELSFVQKLCNGNVSSCWIGGRSMNSSTSGFRWSWSDPKTPQWNQSMFPKVPIRTRCGNGNGSSSCRANICIAVTNGSSSIFGERCNASHAFVCAVDSDIKCRNCHKYLVILAVVSGLILFTTFAIILWLLVYKRSKKRRKSRKVSNPASSSSVVPPSWKIFTSEELRSMTKNFSEANRLAGDAKTGGTYSGGLSDGTKVAVKRLKRSSFQRKKEFYSEIRRAAKLYHPNVVAIKGCCYDHGERFIVYEFIASGPLDRWLHHVPRGGRSLDWNMRLNIATTLAQGIAFLHDKVKPQVVHRDIRASNVLLDEEFGAHLMGVGLSKFVPWEVMQERTVMAGGTYGYLAPEYVYRNELTTKSDVYSFGVLLLEIVSGRRPTQAVNSSVGWQSIFEWATPLVQANRWLEILDPVITCGLPEACVVQKVVDLVYSCTQNVPSMRPRMSHVVHQLQQLVQPLEVK, from the exons ATGGAGCTGAAGTGGGTTTCTTGTCGGAAACAATCTCTGTTCTTGATCTCTTGTCTGGCTCTGCTTTGTCTCGCGTCCTTGGATACT ATATCATGTGAATCAACTCAGAATGCTACTGACTTCAAGAAACGATCTCAGACAG TTTCTTGCCCTCCTGATTGGATCATTGGaccgaaccaaaccaagtGCTATGCTTACTTTAAAAACTCTACTTCATGGGAGAAGTCAGAAATGTTCTGTAGAACTTATGGTGGTCACTTAGCATCGCTTGCATCGAGCAAAGAACTCAGCTTTGTTCAAAAACTATGCAATGGAAATGTTAGCAGTTGTTGGATTGGAGGACGAAGTATGAATTCTTCTACCTCAGGTTTCCGTTGGAGCTGGTCTGATCCTAAGACTCCTCAATGGAACCAATCCATGTTTCCTAAAGTTCCAATTCGCACCCGCTGTGGCAATGGCAACGGCAGTTCATCGTGTCGTGCTAATATATGTATAGCCGTGACAAATGGTTCATCATCAATATTCGGTGAAAGATGTAATGCGTCTCATGCTTTTGTTTGCGCTGTTGATTCTG ATATCAAATGTCGCAATTGTCACAAATATCTAGTTATCCTCGCTGTTGTCAGCGGTTTGATTCTCTTCACGACATTCGCCATTATATTATGGCTCCTTGTCTATAAGCGAAGCAAGAAACGCCGAAAATCACGAAAAGTATCTAATccagcttcatcatcatcagtagTTCCTCCTTCATGGAAGATCTTCACTAGTGAAGAACTGAGATCAATGACGAAGAACTTCAGTGAAGCAAACCGTCTAGCTGGGGACGCGAAAACCGGTGGAACCTATAGCGGTGGTTTATCAGACGGGACTAAAGTGGCGGTTAAGAGATTGAAAAGGTCTAGTTTTCAGAGGAAGAAAGAGTTCTACTCCGAGATTAGAAGAGCAGCTAAACTTTATCACCCGAATGTAGTTGCTATAAAAGGTTGTTGCTATGATCATGGAGAACGTTTCATTGTTTATGAGTTCATAGCTAGTGGACCTCTCGATAGATGGCTACACCATGTGCCTAGAGGTGGTAGAAGCTTGGACTGGAACATGAGATTGAACATCGCCACAACTCTTGCTCAAGGAATCGC gtttCTACACGACAAGGTCAAGCCACAAGTGGTGCACCGCGACATCCGAGCTAGCAACGTGCTACTTGATGAGGAGTTTGGAGCTCATTTAATGGGTGTTGGTCTCTCAAAATTCGTTCCTTGGGAAGTAATGCAAGAGAGAACCGTAATGGCGGGTGGAACCTACGGTTACCTCGCACCCGAATACGTTTACAGAAACGAGCTAACCACGAAGAGCGATGTCTACAGTTTCGGAGTCCTTTTGCTTGAGATTGTGAGCGGTCGTAGACCAACTCAGGCTGTTAATTCTTCAGTTGGGTGGCAGAGCATATTCGAATGGGCAACACCATTGGTTCAAGCTAACCGTTGGTTAGAGATTCTTGATCCGGTTATTACATGCGGTTTACCGGAAGCATGTGTGGTTCAGAAAGTTGTTGACTTGGTTTATTCTTGTACTCAGAATGTGCCATCAATGCGTCCAAGGATGTCACATGTGGTTCATCAGCTTCAGCAATTGGTCCAACCTTTAGAGGTTAAgtag
- a CDS encoding protein kinase family protein / C-type lectin domain-containing protein — protein sequence MFCRTYGGHLASLASSKELSFVQKLCNGNVSSCWIGGRSMNSSTSGFRWSWSDPKTPQWNQSMFPKVPIRTRCGNGNGSSSCRANICIAVTNGSSSIFGERCNASHAFVCAVDSDIKCRNCHKYLVILAVVSGLILFTTFAIILWLLVYKRSKKRRKSRKVSNPASSSSVVPPSWKIFTSEELRSMTKNFSEANRLAGDAKTGGTYSGGLSDGTKVAVKRLKRSSFQRKKEFYSEIRRAAKLYHPNVVAIKGCCYDHGERFIVYEFIASGPLDRWLHHVPRGGRSLDWNMRLNIATTLAQGIAFLHDKVKPQVVHRDIRASNVLLDEEFGAHLMGVGLSKFVPWEVMQERTVMAGGTYGYLAPEYVYRNELTTKSDVYSFGVLLLEIVSGRRPTQAVNSSVGWQSIFEWATPLVQANRWLEILDPVITCGLPEACVVQKVVDLVYSCTQNVPSMRPRMSHVVHQLQQLVQPLEVK from the exons ATGTTCTGTAGAACTTATGGTGGTCACTTAGCATCGCTTGCATCGAGCAAAGAACTCAGCTTTGTTCAAAAACTATGCAATGGAAATGTTAGCAGTTGTTGGATTGGAGGACGAAGTATGAATTCTTCTACCTCAGGTTTCCGTTGGAGCTGGTCTGATCCTAAGACTCCTCAATGGAACCAATCCATGTTTCCTAAAGTTCCAATTCGCACCCGCTGTGGCAATGGCAACGGCAGTTCATCGTGTCGTGCTAATATATGTATAGCCGTGACAAATGGTTCATCATCAATATTCGGTGAAAGATGTAATGCGTCTCATGCTTTTGTTTGCGCTGTTGATTCTG ATATCAAATGTCGCAATTGTCACAAATATCTAGTTATCCTCGCTGTTGTCAGCGGTTTGATTCTCTTCACGACATTCGCCATTATATTATGGCTCCTTGTCTATAAGCGAAGCAAGAAACGCCGAAAATCACGAAAAGTATCTAATccagcttcatcatcatcagtagTTCCTCCTTCATGGAAGATCTTCACTAGTGAAGAACTGAGATCAATGACGAAGAACTTCAGTGAAGCAAACCGTCTAGCTGGGGACGCGAAAACCGGTGGAACCTATAGCGGTGGTTTATCAGACGGGACTAAAGTGGCGGTTAAGAGATTGAAAAGGTCTAGTTTTCAGAGGAAGAAAGAGTTCTACTCCGAGATTAGAAGAGCAGCTAAACTTTATCACCCGAATGTAGTTGCTATAAAAGGTTGTTGCTATGATCATGGAGAACGTTTCATTGTTTATGAGTTCATAGCTAGTGGACCTCTCGATAGATGGCTACACCATGTGCCTAGAGGTGGTAGAAGCTTGGACTGGAACATGAGATTGAACATCGCCACAACTCTTGCTCAAGGAATCGC gtttCTACACGACAAGGTCAAGCCACAAGTGGTGCACCGCGACATCCGAGCTAGCAACGTGCTACTTGATGAGGAGTTTGGAGCTCATTTAATGGGTGTTGGTCTCTCAAAATTCGTTCCTTGGGAAGTAATGCAAGAGAGAACCGTAATGGCGGGTGGAACCTACGGTTACCTCGCACCCGAATACGTTTACAGAAACGAGCTAACCACGAAGAGCGATGTCTACAGTTTCGGAGTCCTTTTGCTTGAGATTGTGAGCGGTCGTAGACCAACTCAGGCTGTTAATTCTTCAGTTGGGTGGCAGAGCATATTCGAATGGGCAACACCATTGGTTCAAGCTAACCGTTGGTTAGAGATTCTTGATCCGGTTATTACATGCGGTTTACCGGAAGCATGTGTGGTTCAGAAAGTTGTTGACTTGGTTTATTCTTGTACTCAGAATGTGCCATCAATGCGTCCAAGGATGTCACATGTGGTTCATCAGCTTCAGCAATTGGTCCAACCTTTAGAGGTTAAgtag
- a CDS encoding Regulator of Vps4 activity in the MVB pathway protein (Regulator of Vps4 activity in the MVB pathway protein; CONTAINS InterPro DOMAIN/s: Protein of unknown function DUF292, eukaryotic (InterPro:IPR005061); BEST Arabidopsis thaliana protein match is: Regulator of Vps4 activity in the MVB pathway protein (TAIR:AT1G79910.1); Has 35333 Blast hits to 34131 proteins in 2444 species: Archae - 798; Bacteria - 22429; Metazoa - 974; Fungi - 991; Plants - 531; Viruses - 0; Other Eukaryotes - 9610 (source: NCBI BLink).), whose product MFLRCFKPKFYKKSKSTTSYMKIRIDIVRRKRIAMVRNYKTDIVNFLKNGQDSEAYRRAELLLEELRIISCYDLIERFCDCISENLSLMLKKRECPEECREAVSSLIYATAWVPDVPELKDLRAVFTKRFGNFIASSVNHELVEKTELLRPPSRELKIQTVKDVANEFSINWDPTPLKLMLLRETSALQIKDKVETRADYLNKDTEKSFMDEHSDDESVLSESWRIDSLSKGSLSSSSSSSSSSLRRVSVRKKKGKKILPYGIISSPDTKLGAGNDEKAQEEKEEKRKIADQENSRLLGIQGSRSLTSTSNNEVSTIRENERMSSFQRPNLLDYDDVVARLAALRRR is encoded by the exons ATGTTTCTTAGGTGCTTCAAACCCAAGTTCTACAAGAAAAG CAAATCTACAACCAGCTACATGAAGATTAGGATTGATATAGTTAGGAGAAAAAGGATTGCAATGGttagaaattataaaacaGATATTGTGAATTTCCTCAAGAATGGCCAAGATTCTGAAGCTTATAGAAGA GCAGAACTTTTACTCGAAGAGCTGAGAATAATATCGTGCTACGATCTCATCGAGCGATTCTGCGATTGTATCTCTGAAAATCTCTCACTAATGCTGAAGAAAAG gGAATGTCCTGAAGAATGCAGAGAAGCTGTTTCCTCTTTGATATATGCAACGGCATGGGTTCCTGATGTTCCTGAACTTAAGGATCTTAGAGCCGTGTTTACGAAAAGATTTGGGAATTTCATTGCTTCATCTGTAAATCATGAG CTTGTTGAGAAAACTGAATTGTTAAGGCCACCTTCACGGGAACTCAAGATTCAAACAGTGAAAGATGTTGCGAATGAGTTTTCGATTAACTGGGATCCTACACCTTTGAAACTGATGCTGCTCAGAGAGACTTCAGCTCTGCAG ATTAAGGACAAGGTCGAGACAAGAGCGGATTATCTGAACAAAGATACAGAGAAAAGTTTCATGGATGAACATAGTGATGATGAATCGGTTCTTTCTGAGAGTTGGAGAATAGATTCATTGTCCAAAGGCAGTTTGAGTTCTAGTTCAAGCTCGAGCTCGAGTTCTCTTCGAAGGGTATCtgtaaggaagaagaaggggaagaagaTTTTACCGTACGGAATAATCTCTTCTCCAGACACGAAACTAGGAGCTGGAAACGACGAGAAAGCacaagaggagaaagaagagaagagaaagattgCTGATCAAGAAAACTCAAGGTTACTTGGAATACAAGGTAGTAGGAGTCTCACAAGTACAAGCAATAACGAAGTTTCCACAATAAGAGAGAACGAGAGAATGTCGTCGTTTCAAAGACCTAACCTCCTTGATTATGATGATGTGGTGGCTCGTCTTGCAGCTCTGCGCCGGAGATAA
- a CDS encoding Regulator of Vps4 activity in the MVB pathway protein, which translates to MCQYLLLQAELLLEELRIISCYDLIERFCDCISENLSLMLKKRECPEECREAVSSLIYATAWVPDVPELKDLRAVFTKRFGNFIASSVNHELVEKTELLRPPSRELKIQTVKDVANEFSINWDPTPLKLMLLRETSALQIKDKVETRADYLNKDTEKSFMDEHSDDESVLSESWRIDSLSKGSLSSSSSSSSSSLRRVSVRKKKGKKILPYGIISSPDTKLGAGNDEKAQEEKEEKRKIADQENSRLLGIQGSRSLTSTSNNEVSTIRENERMSSFQRPNLLDYDDVVARLAALRRR; encoded by the exons atgtgtCAATACTTGTTACTGCAGGCAGAACTTTTACTCGAAGAGCTGAGAATAATATCGTGCTACGATCTCATCGAGCGATTCTGCGATTGTATCTCTGAAAATCTCTCACTAATGCTGAAGAAAAG gGAATGTCCTGAAGAATGCAGAGAAGCTGTTTCCTCTTTGATATATGCAACGGCATGGGTTCCTGATGTTCCTGAACTTAAGGATCTTAGAGCCGTGTTTACGAAAAGATTTGGGAATTTCATTGCTTCATCTGTAAATCATGAG CTTGTTGAGAAAACTGAATTGTTAAGGCCACCTTCACGGGAACTCAAGATTCAAACAGTGAAAGATGTTGCGAATGAGTTTTCGATTAACTGGGATCCTACACCTTTGAAACTGATGCTGCTCAGAGAGACTTCAGCTCTGCAG ATTAAGGACAAGGTCGAGACAAGAGCGGATTATCTGAACAAAGATACAGAGAAAAGTTTCATGGATGAACATAGTGATGATGAATCGGTTCTTTCTGAGAGTTGGAGAATAGATTCATTGTCCAAAGGCAGTTTGAGTTCTAGTTCAAGCTCGAGCTCGAGTTCTCTTCGAAGGGTATCtgtaaggaagaagaaggggaagaagaTTTTACCGTACGGAATAATCTCTTCTCCAGACACGAAACTAGGAGCTGGAAACGACGAGAAAGCacaagaggagaaagaagagaagagaaagattgCTGATCAAGAAAACTCAAGGTTACTTGGAATACAAGGTAGTAGGAGTCTCACAAGTACAAGCAATAACGAAGTTTCCACAATAAGAGAGAACGAGAGAATGTCGTCGTTTCAAAGACCTAACCTCCTTGATTATGATGATGTGGTGGCTCGTCTTGCAGCTCTGCGCCGGAGATAA